TTTATGGAATAATAAGTCAATTGTAAACAAAAGTTTAAGTGACCTTAGTTGTTCTTACTGGCTGTCAGAGAGAAATGTCTGAATTGTAATGCCAATATATTCCTTTAGGAAACATCTTAAGTAGGTGGGACCTGCTGCTAAAGAACCTTTGGAAATGAGACAGATTTCAGTATTTTCAGTGGCTCCAGATGAAAATTTTAGTGGAAGAGTTTTTTTTGACACTTCAGTCCTTCTATGATGCCAATAACTGGCACAAGTCCAGGTCCTGGAGCATCCTTGGAACATGTACAGGGTAGGTGGAACATGTTCAACTGCACTGAAAGTCTTGCTGGCTAATGGGTGCTCCCAGTCTGTAGCATTCTAACAGGTGGACTATAGCAAATGGCTATGCCAGGTAGGAATCAAAGCCAGGAGACAGAAAAGTTCTCTATGGGAGTCCTCAAACACTACCCTGGGAAAAGTTGCCTCTGGTGAGAAGCAAGATTTGAAAATTTGATTTGCATCAGTTCTAAGGATCCCACTAGCAAAGAGGCAATGGGAAGAAGCCTGAGAAAATTACCTTAGGCTTGCATACCTTGAAAGAGGGTGGGTCTGGAACCCTTAGTGGATTTTTGAAAATGAGAGCAATAATGTGATGAAACCAATGGGTAGATGGGGGTAGAGGAGGGTATAGACAGCTGGAGAAATTGTCACTGCTAGACTTGTAGTGGAGGCTGCCTCAAGCCCTGGTTTGAAATCTAGTCAGTAAGGTGGTCCAACAAAACATGGGGAAATGTGCTCCACCAATGAGGTGGCCCAATCTTATTGTTAGTTTACAGTAATTACTCCCAAAGAAAACTCTAAAGGCATGAAGATGATGCTCATTAGATTTAGTTTGTAATCACTAGCCACCCTTCCCAAAGGATTCCATTTAACAGATCACATAGGAATGCATGACATCCTTGAGTATGTCAGTTCTGAAATAAACAGCAAGAAGAGTAGAAAGGCCACCTGAGTCTGTTTAAAACAGAGGCTATAAACAGGGGTCTGGGGAGATACTTGTAGTGAAGACGAGTTAATGACAAATTaacagaaagtgaaaaacaaaggTCAAAATGTGTAAGTATCCCTGTTAAGGCTTACACCTGGAGTGAACAGAATTGTCTAAACAATTTTTAGATGTAAATTTGGGAAATCTaaactatttaaaattaactAAACTATTTTAGGTAAAACTATTGGATTTGATCCCCTTCAGTATCCTGGAGTCATACTGAAGAGGGTTCACTGCGGGAGACTGGGCTTTACTACCATGAATAAAAGTAAAGAAGGAATATACTATTCATATGTAACTGTAGACCTCCATGATACTGTGCACCAGAGTGAAAAATATTAATGCTCATTGATGAGAAATTTGTATTGCTGAGTTGAATACCTGTATTACAGGTAGTATTAGTACATTTATAGTGTGAATTTCTTTCTTGATGTAATAAGCCTTATGAACTTGTGCACATTTTCTAGGTTACAATGTTCTGGTTGTACGTGAAATATAATGGCTAAGTGAAGCAGGCACTGTTGGTGCCCTACCTGATATACCCTAAGCCCACTTCTGAGTTCACCCGCAGCTGTGATAAACAGTTTCCAGAATGATCCCAGCTCCCCACtccaagaacctgcttctctgcCTGAGGGCTTCCTGCAGCATCAAAGGAGTTTGCTGAGCCATGCACAGGAGCAGCTCAAAGGGCAGGGAAGTTAATGCCCCAGAAACACCTCTCAACAATAGGGAAAGAAAGAACTGTGGATTAATGCCTCAGCCTTCCAGTTTGCAGTAAACAATTCTGTGATGCCTTCCACACAGTTTCTCAGAGGGTGCTCATAACAAATTGAGCTGTAATCTCCCACTGGTAATCTGCTCATTAAAATCCCATTTCTTAGCCTTTCTATTCTCCTGCCTCATTTTCCCACTTTCACATGTGTTTTCTGGGGTCATCTCCCCAAAAGCCACCTGGACTGAAGTCCTTATCTCAGAGTCTGTATTAGTGTTCTCCAAGGAAACAGAGCCAATAGGATGGATTGATTGGTgtatctatatctacatctatacCTATATAAAGAGAGAGATTATAAGGAAATGGCTCACAGTTTTGCAGACTGGCAAGTTCAAAATCTGCAGACAACTGTTGCAGTTCAAGTCTGAAGGAAGGCAGTCTGCTTAGAACGAGGAAAAGTCAGTGTGCCAGTTCAAAGACTGTCCGGCAGAATTCTCTCTTACCCTGGGGGAAGGCCAGCACTTTATACCATTCCGGCCTTAACTAACTGATCAGATGAAGCCCATCCACATTACAGAGGGTGAGCTACTTTAGTTggtctactgatttaaatattaatcccaaaacaccctcacagaagcatccagaataatgtttgactaaATATCCAGACATCCTGTGGCCCattcaagctgacacataaaattaaccattacaggGTCTGATTTTTGGAAAATCCATAACTAAGTCACCAAGCATAtctcattttggaaaatactcCTCAATTTGCAATGAGAGCAGAAACCTCTAAGGAATGTGTTTTATGAGAACCATCCACCTCAGGAACTGTACATTGCACTCTCTGACCCCTTGTCCACATTCTCACACATAGACTTCTGGCCCCCATTAAGGAGGTGCTTTGGCTCTTAGGGAAAACCAGACCTGGTGTCACTGTCATTAATTGAGACAGGGAAAGTCCTGGTCCAGGATGGAGTGAAAGCTTTGCTATGTGCACATTCAGTATCCCCTGCCTGATATTTTTCCAGGTTTTCAGGTATGTCCTGTCTCTGGAGAAGACACTTATCTCCACTAATAGAGAGGTCTTCTAGTCGCTTACACCGCCCATCAGTCTTTCCCCACCCACGTCTTGGATGGCCCCAAAGCCATTGACCTCAATCGATGTCGCTGTCCGTGGTGCTGAGCAACCGCATAGGCGGGCCTCCGCGTTTTGTAGTCCTTGTACTGCCCAGTGGTTCTTTTTATACTCAGGAAGATGCTGCAGACTGAAAGCTGGTTTTTGAAGCATAGACTAGAATTCGGGATAAACGTGAGATTTTTGGCTCCTGCTGAGGTTATAGGATTTAGGGCTCCAGCCTATGTGTTCCCATTCACACTGAAAAACCAACATTTTCTTGCTACCCTATATCCCCAAACAAGTTCCGGGATTTAGCACAGTTGATGGAAGAGAGCAGAGCTATGCAGAGAACAACCAAGGCTGGCTTGTAGGCTATTAACCACAGCAGGGGAGTCACTATACTCTGGCAACCCCTGGCTTGCAATTTTCCTCTTCCTGACTTCCTATATCCAATCTGTCAGAAAGTTCTGTGAAGTCTATCTTCTAAATACCTCTTGGATTAGTCTactctgtctctcctctgcctccactTCCACGACAACAGTGATCAATCACCACTAGCGCTATCACCACCCTCCCTCTAGTAGTTCTAATTACCACCATTGGCAATTGCTGGTATCATCTGTTTAGGATAAAATTTTCAAAGCAGTATTactaaattgaaatacagttacaTGTTTAAGTGTTTTGTCAGAATATGCATTCCTACCAACCTTGTATAAGTGACAGAGCCACTCTTGGTAGCAAAAGCTCTAACAGCAATAcatttacttaaaacaaaaaaaaaatggtgcatcttattgtatataaactatatctcaataaaaaggtTGACCAAtagaaatacagtaaaaaaaaaaaaaaagctagtgcTTATAGAGCATTTAACATGCACCATGGCTGGGTTATGTGTATGTGGTGCTTTAAAGCAAACATTTGAAGTAggttctgttttacagatggcaTGATGAGACCCAGAGAGTTCaagaaacttgcccaagttcaAACGAGATCCTCAGAGAGGGTAAGCTTCCTCAGACCACACAGCAAACAGGTGGCACATCAAAGACTAAAGTCCATCCTGGTCTCCGCTCTCCTGCCAAGGAGACGCCCCCTgactcccccacacccccacacccccgTTCCCTTCCCTGCGGTCGAGAAGTGCCAGGGATCCCCGAGAAAGCAGAagatggggaaggggcaggggatggtggtggaggtggtggtggggtgttAAGAGTTACAAGGCAGCAGGCTGAGTCTGCGTGAGCGCCGGGAAGGGGGGTTTCCGGGGCTGCAGGGTCGCTAAAGCGGGTGTGATGCAATCACGCCAGTCGCTGCGTCAAAGGGCGGCCCCGGGGATGCGGGGACTGCGGTAGAGCAGGACCCGACCGCCTTTCAGCCTCGCCCGGCCGCCGCGGAGGCTAACGCGGCCGGCGCCAGGACCACCTCCCGGAGCCTCCGCGACCCCTGACAAACCCTCCCAGTCACCGGTAACCCCTGCCAACCGCGTCCAGCCCCCGGGGCGCCCAGGGCGAGCCATGAAGTCTGCGGGCGCCCGCGGGGGCGGGTCAGGCGGCCGCGGGGGCGGCGGCTGGGGCGGAGGACGCGGAGGCGGCGGAGGGGGCAagggcggcggcggcgacggcggcggTCCTGGGCGCAAGGGTGGCTTCGGGGCGCGGGCGCGCGGCTTCGGCGGCGGCCGGGGCCGGGGGCGCGGCGGCGGGGACGGCAGGGatcgcggcggcggcggcggcgggcagCGCGGGCGCGGCGGCCTGGCCAAGAGCAAGAGCCGCCGTAGGAAGGGCGCCACGGCTGTGTCGGTGGAGCCGCACCGGCACGAGGGCGTCTTCATCTACCGTGGGGCAGAGGACGCGCTGGTCACGCTGAACATGGTGCCGGGCCACTCGGTGTACGGCGAGCGGCGGGTCACGGTGACCGAGGGCGGCGTAAAGCAGGAGTACCGTACGTGGAACCCCTTCCGCTCCAAGCTGGCTGCGGCCATTCTGGGCGGGGTCGACCAAATCCACATCAAGCCCAAGTCCAGAGTGCTGT
This genomic interval from Manis javanica isolate MJ-LG chromosome 1, MJ_LKY, whole genome shotgun sequence contains the following:
- the FBLL1 gene encoding rRNA/tRNA 2'-O-methyltransferase fibrillarin-like protein 1, translated to MKSAGARGGGSGGRGGGGWGGGRGGGGGGKGGGGDGGGPGRKGGFGARARGFGGGRGRGRGGGDGRDRGGGGGGQRGRGGLAKSKSRRRKGATAVSVEPHRHEGVFIYRGAEDALVTLNMVPGHSVYGERRVTVTEGGVKQEYRTWNPFRSKLAAAILGGVDQIHIKPKSRVLYLGAASGTTVSHVSDIIGPDGLVYAVEFSHRAGRDLVNVAKKRTNIIPVLEDARHPLKYRMLIGMVDVIFADVAQPDQSRIVALNAHTFLRNGGHFLISIKANCIDSTASAEAVFASEVKKLQQENLKPQEQLTLEPYERDHAVVVGVYRPLPKSGCK